Proteins encoded within one genomic window of Cucumis sativus cultivar 9930 chromosome 3, Cucumber_9930_V3, whole genome shotgun sequence:
- the LOC101215648 gene encoding serine/threonine-protein kinase BLUS1, whose product MKLSRLNSLRRVQSGDLIMKLPDDHDDSRRPQFPLDSTSYKIIDEIGVGVSAVVYKAICIPMNSAVVAIKAIDLDRSRADFDDIRREAKILSLLSHPNILNSHCSFTVDRRLWVVMPFMSAGSLQSIITSSFPDGLPEPCIAIVLREILHALSYLHDQGHLHRDIKAGNILIDSNGSIKLADFGVSTSIFESNSKQGVSISPLSTSIMLKEVAGTPYWMAPEVIHSHNGYSLKADIWSFGITALELAHGRPPLSHLPPSKSLLLKITRRFRFSDYENHHNSKNKNKFSKGFKELVASCLDPEPSRRPCAEKLLKHPFFKNSKGPDLLVKTILQGLPSVEERFKLGKLQRLPSMKTEEEEEEELEKEIIKQRRISGWNFNEDGLELDPVFPGEECSIMEEKGSGNSSECCSGLSDLSSPVGNERGGGSGGGGGEEEEVVDRESIVGGLMALKRSLDEQRRAVGSLIELMEGEKVGEMSREEQMGRLMEKVTRELENERRRNFELEMELEFLRLQISAFHNNNDGGASTAINN is encoded by the coding sequence ATGAAACTTTCTCGTCTTAATTCCCTCCGCCGAGTCCAGTCCGGTGACCTTATCATGAAGCTCCCTGATGACCACGATGATTCCAGACGGCCTCAATTCCCTCTTGATTCCACCTCTTACAAAATCATCGACGAAATTGGTGTCGGTGTCAGCGCCGTCGTGTATAAAGCCATCTGCATTCCTATGAACTCTGCAGTTGTGGCCATCAAAGCCATTGACCTCGATCGATCACGAGCGGATTTCGACGACATCCGAAGAGAAGCCAAAATTCTCTCACTTCTCTCTCACCCAAACATTCTAAATTCCCATTGCTCTTTCACCGTCGATCGTCGTCTTTGGGTCGTCATGCCGTTCATGTCCGCTGGATCTTTACAGTCCATTATTACGTCCTCGTTTCCCGATGGCTTGCCGGAGCCCTGCATTGCCATTGTTCTTCGGGAAATTCTACACGCTCTCTCTTACCTCCACGACCAAGGCCATCTCCACCGCGATATTAAAGCCGGCAACATTCTTATAGACTCAAATGGGTCGATCAAGCTTGCTGATTTTGGAGTTTCCACGTCGATTTTCGAGTCGAATTCAAAACAGGGGGTGTCGATTTCTCCATTGTCTACGTCTATCATGCTGAAGGAAGTCGCCGGAACGCCATATTGGATGGCACCGGAGGTGATTCACTCGCACAATGGGTATAGTTTGAAAGCAGATATATGGTCTTTTGGAATCACAGCGTTGGAATTAGCCCATGGACGACCTCCCCTGTCTCATCTCCCTCCTTCCAAATCCCTGCTTCTGAAAATCACGCGGAGGTTTCGGTTCTCCGATTATGAAAATCACCATAACagtaaaaacaagaacaagTTCTCAAAAGGGTTTAAGGAATTGGTAGCGTCTTGCCTGGATCCGGAGCCATCGAGAAGACCCTGCGCTGAGAAATTGCTCAAACATCCATTCTTCAAAAACAGCAAGGGGCCTGATCTTCTCGTAAAAACTATATTACAAGGATTGCCGAGCGTCGAAGAGCGATTCAAATTGGGTAAATTACAGCGATTGCCGTCGATGAAAAccgaggaagaagaggaagaagaattaGAGAAAGAGATTATAAAACAAAGGAGGATAAGTGGGTGGAATTTCAATGAAGATGGGTTAGAGCTAGACCCTGTTTTTCCAGGGGAAGAATGTTCAATCATGGAGGAGAAGGGTTCGGGGAATTCGAGCGAGTGCTGTTCGGGGCTGTCGGATCTGAGTTCACCAGTGGGGAATGAGAGGGGCGGCGGCAGCGGCGGGGGTGGaggggaggaggaggaggttgTTGACAGAGAATCGATAGTGGGAGGATTGATGGCGCTGAAAAGGAGCTTAGATGAACAGAGAAGGGCGGTGGGAAGTTTGATAGAATTGATGGAAggggagaaagtgggagagatGAGCAGAGAGGAGCAAATGGGGAGATTGATGGAGAAGGTGACGAGGGAATTGGAGAATGAGAGGAGGAGGAACTTTGAATTAGAGATGGAGTTGGAATTTCTTAGGCTTCAAATTTCTGcttttcataataataacgATGGTGGTGCTTCGACCGCCATTAACAACTGA